The following coding sequences lie in one Hyalangium ruber genomic window:
- a CDS encoding UDP-N-acetylmuramoyl-tripeptide--D-alanyl-D-alanine ligase has product MAAQFSDEEVVKATGASRRLGNAPTVYSAVCTDTRALTPGCLFVALQGERFDAHTFLSQARAGGAAGAVVRDDRTLPPLPGTFPLYAVEDTQAALGALARFHRQRFRIPVAAVGGSNGKTTTKEMVGAILATRGSALKTEGNLNNEVGVPLTLFRLEPTHVAAVIEVGMNHPGEITRLTRVVQPDAGLITVVQPEHLEGLGSIQGVAEAEGELFRELSPEAVAVVNLDDPLIPGQATRSKARKLTFGRAEDADVRLVKVATLGREGLIAMVRHAGKDWPVRLHFIGEHNALNATGAFATALALGYSPEECVKGLETARPYSRRLNVVDGLYGITVVDDCYNANPASMTAALDTLHTLVPAGGRAVAVLGDMLELGPGELSEHEALGTEASGKAQLVAFFGPRSKEGFQAAKSLGDAAAHFVDVAPLLDWLKPRLKAGDVVLVKGSRGMKLERVVAALTGAAAPGGAH; this is encoded by the coding sequence ATGGCCGCTCAATTCTCCGACGAAGAGGTGGTGAAGGCGACCGGCGCGAGCCGGCGCCTCGGCAACGCTCCGACGGTGTACTCGGCGGTCTGCACGGACACGCGAGCGCTGACGCCGGGCTGCCTCTTCGTGGCACTGCAGGGTGAGCGCTTCGACGCGCACACCTTCCTGTCGCAGGCTCGGGCGGGTGGAGCGGCCGGCGCGGTGGTGCGGGATGACCGCACGCTGCCGCCGTTGCCGGGGACCTTTCCCCTCTACGCGGTGGAGGACACGCAGGCGGCCCTGGGCGCGCTGGCGCGCTTCCACCGTCAGCGCTTCCGCATCCCCGTGGCGGCGGTGGGCGGCTCCAACGGGAAGACGACGACCAAGGAGATGGTGGGCGCCATCCTCGCCACGCGCGGGTCGGCGCTGAAGACGGAGGGCAACCTCAACAACGAGGTGGGCGTACCGCTCACGCTCTTCCGTCTGGAGCCCACGCACGTGGCGGCCGTCATCGAGGTGGGGATGAACCACCCCGGTGAAATCACGCGCCTGACGCGCGTCGTCCAGCCAGACGCGGGCCTCATCACCGTGGTGCAGCCCGAGCACCTCGAGGGGCTGGGCAGCATCCAGGGCGTGGCGGAGGCGGAGGGCGAGCTGTTCCGCGAGCTGAGCCCCGAGGCGGTGGCGGTGGTGAACCTGGATGACCCGCTCATCCCGGGGCAGGCGACGCGCTCGAAGGCGCGCAAGCTCACCTTCGGCCGGGCGGAGGACGCGGACGTGCGGCTGGTGAAGGTGGCGACGCTGGGGCGCGAGGGCCTCATCGCCATGGTGCGCCACGCGGGCAAGGACTGGCCGGTGCGGCTGCACTTCATCGGCGAGCACAACGCGCTCAACGCCACCGGGGCCTTCGCCACGGCGCTGGCGCTGGGCTACTCGCCCGAGGAGTGCGTGAAGGGCCTGGAGACGGCGCGGCCGTACTCGCGGCGCCTCAATGTGGTGGACGGGCTGTACGGAATCACGGTGGTGGACGACTGCTACAACGCCAACCCCGCGTCGATGACGGCGGCGCTGGACACGTTGCACACGCTGGTGCCGGCGGGTGGGCGCGCGGTGGCGGTGCTCGGGGACATGTTGGAGCTGGGCCCCGGCGAGCTGAGCGAGCATGAGGCGCTGGGCACGGAGGCGTCCGGCAAGGCGCAGCTCGTGGCCTTTTTCGGCCCGCGCTCGAAAGAGGGTTTCCAGGCGGCCAAGAGCCTGGGTGACGCGGCGGCGCACTTCGTGGACGTGGCGCCGCTGCTGGACTGGCTGAAGCCCCGGCTGAAGGCAGGAGATGTGGTCCTGGTGAAGGGCAGCCGAGGCATGAAGCTGGAGCGGGTGGTGGCGGCCCTCACGGGCGCCGCGGCACCCGGAGGTGCTCACTAG
- the mraY gene encoding phospho-N-acetylmuramoyl-pentapeptide-transferase yields the protein MLFLLYEWIKDTEAGRILNFLRYPTFRIVAAGMFALVMGMLIGPKLIARLRLKQHGQSNVREDTPDSHQKKKGTPTMGGQLILLCIGTGTLLFADLKSRAVWVMLLLTFGYGFIGFLDDWLKLSKRNSKGLAGRKKMLLQTFFYLVAIFGLMCTWTKADGSFGPTLLISTKLTLPFIPSHWFSPDLGWLYVVFGWFVIVGTSNAVNLTDGLDGLAIVPTIIAATTFAILCYVAGTTLHIADSQTVNGVSRIVATPLYQYLGILQVPGGAELAVFCASIVGAGISFLWFNTYPASVFMGDVGSLALGGALGGLAVLSKNEVVSAIIHGIFFAEALSVMIQVISFKTTGKRVFKMAPVHHHFELKGMAEPKIIVRFWIVAILCGAVALLSLKLR from the coding sequence GTGCTGTTCCTGCTGTACGAGTGGATCAAGGACACGGAAGCGGGCCGGATCCTCAACTTCCTGCGCTACCCCACCTTCCGCATCGTCGCGGCGGGGATGTTCGCGCTGGTGATGGGGATGCTGATTGGCCCCAAGCTCATCGCGCGCCTGCGCCTGAAGCAGCATGGCCAGAGCAACGTGCGCGAGGACACGCCGGACTCGCACCAGAAGAAGAAGGGCACGCCCACCATGGGCGGCCAGCTCATCCTGCTGTGCATCGGCACGGGCACGCTCCTGTTCGCGGACCTGAAGAGCCGCGCCGTGTGGGTGATGCTGCTGCTGACCTTCGGCTACGGCTTCATCGGCTTCCTGGATGACTGGCTCAAGCTGTCCAAGCGCAACTCCAAGGGGTTGGCCGGGCGTAAGAAGATGCTGCTGCAGACCTTCTTCTACCTGGTCGCCATCTTCGGGTTGATGTGTACGTGGACGAAGGCGGACGGCTCCTTCGGCCCCACGCTGCTCATCAGCACCAAGTTGACGCTGCCCTTCATCCCGTCGCACTGGTTCAGCCCGGACCTGGGCTGGCTCTACGTGGTGTTCGGCTGGTTCGTGATTGTGGGCACCTCCAACGCGGTGAACCTCACCGACGGTCTGGACGGCCTGGCGATTGTGCCCACCATCATCGCCGCCACCACCTTCGCCATCCTCTGCTACGTGGCGGGCACCACGCTGCACATCGCCGACTCGCAGACGGTGAACGGGGTGTCGCGCATCGTCGCCACGCCGCTGTACCAGTACCTGGGCATCCTCCAGGTGCCGGGCGGCGCGGAGCTGGCCGTGTTCTGCGCCAGCATCGTGGGCGCGGGCATCTCCTTCCTCTGGTTCAACACCTACCCGGCCTCGGTGTTCATGGGCGACGTGGGCTCGCTGGCGCTGGGTGGCGCGCTGGGCGGGCTGGCGGTGCTCTCGAAGAACGAAGTGGTATCGGCCATCATCCACGGCATCTTCTTCGCCGAGGCCCTGAGCGTGATGATTCAGGTCATCTCGTTCAAGACGACGGGCAAGCGCGTCTTCAAGATGGCCCCGGTGCATCACCACTTCGAGCTCAAGGGCATGGCCGAGCCGAAGATCATCGTCCGTTTCTGGATCGTCGCCATCTTGTGTGGCGCCGTGGCGCTGCTGTCCCTGAAGCTGCGCTAG